From the genome of Culicoidibacter larvae:
ATACCAAGAATTACCAGTAATGAACCGGCAATTCGGCCTACAACGGTGATTGGATACATATCTCCGTAACCGACCGTTGTTACCGTTGATATTGCCCACCACATCGTGGTCATAATATCCGGGAACTTATCAGGCTGAACAAGATTTTCAGAAGAGTAAACCACAACTGAGGTAATAAAGACGACGATTGCAGCAAGGGAAACTGTGGTTATCAAGATTTCTTTTTCGCGAATGAATACGCGTTTGATAATATCAAGCGGTTCAGAATACTTATCAAGTTTGAAGACCCGGACAACCCGTAGAATTCGGATAACTTGTAAGAATTTTAAATCGATTGTCGATGCCGGAATCAGTGCCGGAACAACTGAAAGCAAGTCAATAATACCGTTTACCGAGAAAATGTATTTAATTTTATCCTCAGCAGTATAGATACTTAATATGTAGTCAAGCCCAAAAATGATAACTAATAAGATATCGAGCATGTCAAAATAAAGACCGTATTGTTCTTCAAGTGAAGTAACTGACTGCAAGACAGTGGCAATACAGGCAACAAAAACCGGAATCAAAATAATGATCTCATACCGGGTAGAATTCATAAAAGTAAATATTTTCTTTTTCATAATAACCTCTTAAATATGTAATAGATACCCTAACTATACCCAAATTTTGCCAAAATAGCAATGTTTTAATAATCTAGCAGGAAAGTTTAAAAAAAGGGATATAAGCCTATTTTATTTTGGTGATAAAATTATTGAAAATGTTAGTTTTATGAGCGAACTTTTTCCTTACAGTGACGGGCGTATATGCCTTTATTTTGTGAGTGCACTCAATTGCGATTATTATTGGGGTATGATAAAATGTAAACATGGGTTATAGATATATGAAGGTGGGCATATGATAAAACGAACTATTAAACAAGTGTCGGAATTGCTGCATGTCAGTGAGCACACGTTGCGATTCTATGAAAAAGAACGCTTGATTGTCCCGGAGCGGGGAGCGAACGGGTATCGAATTTACGATGAGGAGGCCGTACTGCTTTTAAAATATATTATTGCAATGCGTTATTGCGGATTTACTATTCCGGAGATTCGCAGTGTTATTAAATATTTTTACGATGGATATACTGCTGAAGTTGTTCAAAAGATTGCCGCATTACTGGAAGAGAAAAAAGAATGGGTCGCAGGCATGCAGGCGCATTATAATAGCATTGCTGCAGTTATCAATGAGGCAGAACAGCAGCTAAGTCATGCCTCATCATCAGATATTGAAGCGGCATTTGATGAAATAGTTGACCAAATTATTCAAGATGCTCAGGGACCTGAGCACAGCAATGAATTTGATGACATTCTGTGAAAGCATTGCTTTCTTAGGTTTTCAGTGTATATTTATGGATTTTTACCAAAAGCGGGGGTATCCCTCCGCTTTTTGTGTATAATTGAACTATAATAATTGAAAGAGGGATATCATATGAAATTAGTACGAGTTACATTGCTTGCTATTGCAGCAAGTTTGTTACTTGCGGCTTGCGGAAAGCCGATTATTGAGCGTGATGCTCAATATCAAATGGGGGATTTTGCAGTAACTGAAAATGCAGAGTTTGGTGTATCTGCTACAGAGGTGATACTGGAAGAAGGAGATGACGGTGTTGAACAAGTTGTTGTTGATATAATGATTGTGAATAATTCACTGGATATTTTTAATGTTAGTGATTTAGACATTGACTATTATACGCCAACCGGAGAAGAGCTTGAATATACCAGTGTCAAAGATCCTGGAGAGAATTACATGCTTCCTGGTGGGAATACTTTGGCTACTTTATTCTTGAAATATACCGAAGATGGCACTTATTATCTAAACTTCCTTGATGCTACTGATAAGGAAACTTTATATGCAATTGAAGTAAAAAAAGGCGAAGTTATTGAAAAAGCATTGCCAGAGGTAACAAACACTGCTTCAGCCGATTTAGGCAGCAATGTTGAAAAAGGTGTTGCTAGTGGATTGGGTAATTTAGAATTTACTTTTGGTACCACAAATATATATACTTTGACAAGTTTTGGCTCAGACCAACTATATTATGGAGTAGAACTAACGATTAGAAATACTGGTTCAGATGCTGTAAACTTTGATGGGTATTCGTTCTATCAAATCTATACTTATCAAGATAATACAGTAAGTTTTAGCTCGGTTATGAATCAAATAGGTTCAGATGATGACGATGTTTTGGAAATTGGTGAAGTAACAACATTGGAAGCCGGAGAATCAAAAGCAGTTACTTTAATGGTTTCATCATCACCAAGTGCCGGAAAAGATTTATTTGCTAGATATATTGAAATCACTTTTGATGGTGAAAAGATTACTTATAAATTTTAGAAAAACGCAAGCGCTTAGCGCTTGCGTTTTTATGATGGTTTTCAAGATGAGCTTTTTGTTTTCAATTTTTGAAAATGAAAAGCCGGGTTTTTCAAAATATGAAAAGGGTTACAGATGTATCTTTGTTATAATGAAGGTAAGATAAGAATTAGGAGGTCATGTAAATGGCAAATAAAGGTGTTAAAATCGTTACAATTGGTGGAGGGTCTAGTTACACTCCCGAATTAGTAGAAGGATTTATCAAACGTTATGATGAATTACCAATCCGTGAACTTTGGTTGGTTGATATTGAAGAAGGTCGCGAAAAGCTGGAAATCGTTGGCGCAATGGCGCAACGGATGGTGAAAGCAGCAGGTATTGATTGTACCGTTCATTTGACTTTGGATCGTCGTGAAGCTTTGAAAGACGCTGACTTTGTTACAACGCAATTCCGTGTTGGTTTATTACAAGCACGTATCAAAGATGAGCGTATCCCATTAAGCCATGGTATGATTGGTCAAGAAACCAATGGTGCCGGCGGAATGTTCAAAGCATTGCGTACAGTACCGGTAATCTTAAGTATTGTTGAAGATATGAAAGAATTATGTCCAAATGCTTGGTTGATTAACTTTACCAATCCAGCTGGTATGATTACTCAAGCTGTTTTAACTCACGGAAACTGGAAAAAAGTTATTGGTCTTTGTAATGTGCCAATCGGCGCAACTAAAATGGATGCTGCCGCTCTTGGTGTTGAAGAAGAGGATTTACGTTTCCAATTCGCTGGTTTAAATCACTTGCACTGGCATAAAATTAAAGATACTAAAGGTAACGATCGCACGATGGAAGTAATTGATAAATTAACTGACGTCAGCGGTGTTGATTCAGGTATTGCTAACTTAAAAATGTTACGCTTCTTACCTGAACAAATTAAAGACTTAGGTATGATTCCATGTGGTTATCACCGTTACTACTACATGACTGATGTTATGTTAGCTGATGAACTTGAAGAATATAATACTATTGGTACCCGTGGTGAACAAGTTAAGAAATTGGAAGATTCATTATTTGAATTGTACAAAGACCCTAACTTAGATTACAAACCAGAGGAATTATCAAAACGTGGTGGTACTCACTATAGTGACGCTGCATGTGAAGTTATCAATTCAATCTACAACAATAAAGGAACTACTATGGTTGTTAGTACAGAAAATAACGGAACAATCGATGATCTGCCATACGATTGCGCTGTCGAAGTCAGCGCAACTATTGATGCTAGCGGTGCACATCCAGTCAACTGGGGGAAATTCCCGGCATCAGCTCGTGGGTTAGTACAAGTTATGAAAGCTATGGAAGAATTAATTATTGAAGCCGGAGCAACCGGAGATTATGGTAAAGCGTTACAAGCATTTACTATGAACCCGTTAGTTGTAAGCGGCGATGGTGCTAAAGCGTTACTTAACGAAATGTTAGTTGCTCACGAAGCGCACTTACCGCAATTCGCTGATTCAATTGCTAAAATTAAAGCGAATCAATTATAATTTTGTGACTCACCGCTTTTAGGCGTTCGCAACTTACCGGTCCGGATGATTGTACATCCGGACCATTTTTTGTACATTTAATTGCATCATCCTTTTTATTATCGCTGTATGTGTTATTATTTAAGTAAGATTTACGTGAAGGAAGGTAAAAGCTATGGGATACTTTGGACCGTTGGGACCAGCTGGTTTCAGACGCAGAGGCCGCCGGCGCGGACTTGCAGTCGGTTTGATGGTGGGTAGCGCGATGGGCCGTGGGGAGCAAGCGAATGCAGCAGCGCAACAGCAGAGCGGTGCTGGTAAGCTAACTGACGAGAGTGCTTTGGAAAAGCTGAGTCAGTTGCATGAGGCCGGTATTTTGACTGATGTTGAATTTGAAGCGAAGAAGAAACAGGTTTTAGGTGAATAGAAGAAAGCCCCGGGTCCCGATTTGTAGGACCCAGGGCTTTTAATTTTCTTGAAAACATGTTTTCGTTTTGGAAACCTGATAGCAATGGTAGCTAAACTATTGTTTTATGAAAGCGCTTTTGGTACATTGAATTCATAGGTTAAGTAGTTGTATCGAGGAGGGCTTCAAAGCAGAGGATTGCATAAGCAAAGAAACTATTGGGTACATCAAGGCGGTTGCCGCTGATTTGGCTTGGTTCACAAGTGATTGGCAGAGTAGCGTGTTTTGCTATTGGTGAGTTGGCATCGCCGCAGAAGCTGATAATATCAATGTTGCGATTAGCAGCATTCTGGATATTTTCGAGCAGACGGGCATTTTTACCGGACTGGGAAACTACAATTAGTAAAGTTTCTTTTTGATAGTTGGCAAGCAAGAGCTGGATGTGGTCACTGGTGATGCTTTGATAACCGTTAAGTAGAAGTCGCTCACTGATGTAGTTAGCAATAAGTCGGGAGAAACCTAAGCCAAGGACAAGAATGCGTTTATCATGATATTGATTGAGCAGAGCTTGGAATTGTTCGCGGTGTGCTGCGACATCTTCGAAAAGCATCTCAAAGCCGGTAGATTCCGGATTCGTAAGTGGTTTTGTTCGCAGGTTAAAAATGAGCTCAGAATAGCCATTAAAACCTAAGCGTTTGGCTAACTTAAAGACTGTTGCTGTTGAGGTAAAATTTGCCTCAGCAACTGAACGGATTTGTACTGCTTTTGGATTATCAATGTTATCGATAATATATTGCAACAAGGTTTGTTCAAATTCATCAAGTTGCATGGTAATTGCTAAATCTTCAAAGTTTTGCATACGACACCCTCCCCGGGATTTCAACTATTTATATCTAATTTTATTATAGTCAGCAGAATGACAAATTTCAATATCGAAAGGAAAGAAGACATTATGAGTACAGTATTCAGTCAGGACCCATGGAGTCGCGTGACAACAAGAAACGGACTAGCCGGGGACGAGGTAATTTCAGCACTGCAAAAATCAATTCGTCGCGGATTAACTGAGGACGCTTGTGCCTTTGCTTATGAAATGTATATCACATCAGAACAAATGGAAGATAAACTATGGCGCCGACTATTGGCAATTTCAGTTGAAGACATCGGTATGGGCAATATTCATGCCGCTGAACAAATGCGTACATTAAATGAATTACGTAAAGAGTTTGACTACCGTGATGGTGATCGGCCGATTTTCTTTATTCATGCGATTCGCATTCTTTGTAGTTCTGAAAAAGATCGCTCAAGTGATCTTTTGAAAAATATTATTATTAAAGGTTTTGCAATGGGTAATGTTCCGGAAATTCCGGATGTTGCTTTAGACAAACATACAACACGCGGTTTAGCAATGGGACGCGATTCATTCCACTTCCTCAATGAAGCAAGTATTGTTATTCCACAAATGGCAGTTGATAATAATTACAAAGAAAGATACGCAAAAATTCTTGAAAAATATAATAAAGATGATGTAGCACCAACGACGTTCACGTATAACCCATATCAAACCTAAACGGTTGTAAAACGCATATTAAACGTTTTTCGACGTAAATCTTCGATTTACTAGTCCCTTTGGGAATCCGTTTATACTTTTTTAAGTACAAATAGGGAGGCTATTTATATGAACAATTTAAAAACAAAAGCAGAGAAAATTTTATATGGTGCCGGTGAAAAATTAGGGAACCAACGGCATCTTAAAGCAATTTCAAGCGGGATGATGCTGATTTTGCCACTTATTGTTATTGGCGCATTATTTATGATTGTTGCCAATCCACCAATAAATGTAGATTTGGTCGATCCGCTGACGACCAACCCGATTTTCCAATTTCTTTTGGCATGGAAAAGCTTTGCTGTTACTAACTATGGCTACTTAACAGCACCGTTTGATATGACAATGGGACTTTTCGGCGTATTTGCGGCATTCACCATTGCATACCAACTAGCAAAAGAATATAAGCTATCTTCAATTACTGCCGGACTGGTATCAATGACGATGTTTGTTTTAGTTTGTGCGACACCAGTAGTAGACGGCACAATCAGTATGAATTATTTGGGTGCAAACGGTTTGTTTGTAGCAATTATTATTGCTTTACTGAGTGTGGAAGTATTCCACTTAGTAGAAGTAAAAAACTGGAAACTGCAATTTCCCGATGATGTTCCACAGATGGTAACATTATTTGTGAATTCATTGTTGCCAATCTTAATTAACATCATTGTCTTCTACGGCATCAATATTTTATTCGTTTATTTTATGGGCATGAACTTCCCTGATGTCATTATGGCATTATTAACCCCAGGGCTCAGTGCAATTGACAATATTTGGGTATATATTGCTATTGCTGTCTTTGCAAATGTACTCTGGCTCTTCGGAATTAACGGAACCTCAATAATTTTCCCGATTGTCTTTACCGTTGGTATTGCTAATACTGGTATCAATGCTGAGGCAGTGCTAAATGGGCAAGATCCAAGTGTAATTATGAACTTACAGATGATGCGTTACATGATTCTTGGCGGCGCCGGCAATACATTAGGTTTAGTTTTATTGATGATGTTTAGTAAATCAGCACAATTGAAGGCGGTTGGTCGACTTTCGATTGTGCCCGGAATATGCGGCATCAATGAACCGGTTATCTTTGGCGGTCCGGTTGTTTTCAACCCAATCTTAGCGATTCCATTCCTGATCATGCCGGTTATCAGCTTGCTTTTAGGATACGTTGTGCAGATGGTTGGCCTGGTTACTCCGGGATATATTATTGACCCATCATTCACACCATTCTTTATCCAAGCATATCTATCAGGCCTCGACTGGCGTAACATTGTCTTCGTCGTTGTCCTTGTTGTTATCAGCGTAGCCGTTTATTATCCATTCTTTAAAGTATACGAACGCAAATTACTCAACGATGCAACCAAAGTAAACGCAGAAGAAGAATTATCGACGGTTTGATGAAATACCGCGAAAAAGCCGGGAGTGCTGCACTCTCGGCTTTTCCCGTACTTTATTAATTTCGGTTAACAATTAGCGCTGAATACGGTATAATTAAACTGATTAACCAAAAGGAGTGGCGCAAATGAAAAATCAAGAACGTATCGATAAGTATATCCAGTTGATTGTCCATCGCGGCGTACAAATTACTGTCGGCGATAAGCTGATCATTTTCTCAATGGTTGAGAATCCGGAAATTACCCGGGCAGTTGTTGCCGAGGCCTATAAAGCCGGTGCCCGTGAAGTAGTGGTGCAATACAAAGATGAACAAATCAGTCGTCTGACCGGTCTATACGCTGCCGACGAAGTCTTTGATGTCTACCCGAAATGGCAGGCGGAATTGTACACGATGATCTGCGAAGAAAATGTTAAGTTGCTGCATTTGGCTTCAGAAGATCCGGAAGCATTAAACGGCGTGGAACCAAGCCGCCTCATGCGCTTGCAGAAAGCGGCTCAAGAACCGCTGAAAACATACCGCAGCCAGTTAATGGGTGACTATCTGACATGGAGCATTGCCGGAGTACCGAACATTGCTTGGGCAAAAAAAGTGTATCCTGAATTAGATGAAGCAGCTGCAGTTGAAAAACTTTGGGATTCGATTCTCTACTCAGTGCATATTGATGATCAAGATGATCCGCTTGCAGGCTGGGATGCCCATACTGCGCGCTTGCAACATGCATTGGAGCAGATGAATGATTATAACTTCAAAAGCTTGCACTATACCAACAGTTTAGGCACTGACTTATTTATTGGTCTGCCTGAAGGACATGCTTGGGAAGGCGGTAAGTCAACCAACAAAACAACTAATACTAAATTTAACGCTAATATGCCGACTGAAGAAGTATTCTCACTGGCAGACTGCAATAATGTTGAAGGAGTAGTTTATAGTTCAAAACCATTATCATACAGTGGTGTGCTGATGGAAAACTTCGGTTTTCGTTTTGAAGCTGGCCGGGTAGTAGAAGTCTTTGCTGAGAATGGTAAAGATATGCTTGAAGAAATGATTGCCAGTGATGATGGTGCCGGTCGTATTGGTGAAGTGGCATTAGTGCCATACCATTCACCAATTTCACTCATGGACACAATTTTCTATAACACGCTTTATGATGAGAATGCGTCATGTCACTTAGCACTAGGTGCTGCTTATCCGACAACTTTGCCGGCAAGTGATGGCAAAACACCGGAAGAATTAAAAGCAATGGGTTTCAATGAATCGCTGATTCATGTTGACTTTATGATTGGAACGGCCGACCTAAAAATTATTGGTACAACCCAAGACGGTCAAGAAATTCCAGTATTTATTGATGGTGATTTTGCCTTCTAAAGAAGATAAAAAAACTGCGGAAGTTTACTTCCGCAGTTTTTTTACATTTTAAATGGAGTTACCTCAGCGTTTTTATCAGCAAAGCGAACAATATACTTGTGCTCGCCGTCAAATAATACCGCACCGGTTAATTGGATTTTCAGTAAACAGGTACCCTCGTCTTTTTCATTAACATGAGCATCGTAAAACTGAATAAATACTTGCCGCAGTTCATCGCGCAATGCCTTGTTCTGTGGCTCAAGCGGGTGTCCGAGGTTCTCGGCGTCGCCCCAAGCCTGAAACAGGCTTTCGGCGTCAGTCACCGGCACTTGCTGTTCAACACCGCGGCAAAGTCCGGCACGCGGATTCTTGGCAATTTGCTGCATCTTTATCGAGGCGGTGTGGCTAGTGATGTAGATAGCACCATCTTTGTAGTAACCATTAATATTGCGGGCAGTAGGGATATCATCAGCACTCGTCGCCAGCGCGAATACCACATTATGTCCTAATTGCTCAGTTAAGACAGCTTCAGCTTTATCATAATCAGTCATAAAAATTCCTCCCTTAATCATGTTTGATGTTACTAGTATAGCACGGAATGAATGAAGATAAGCGACATTGCGAAAATATCACATTGTTGACAGCAGCAAGGGATTTCGGTATAGTTAATGTAACTAGAAACAAAGTGAGGTGAGAATTTTATGTTAGCGAATAATGCGCAGTTAAAATTAGTCAGTTATTTATATTTAACTTGTGCGCTTGTAAACAAAGTGCTTTTTACAGGGGAGGAGTCTGCCCAAATGAGTACAAAATTACATAATTATTCGTAGATAACATGGAATTCTTTTTTGGTTTATAAGAACTTGAACAGGAGCAGCCCGTGGGGTCTGTTCCTGTTTTTATTTTCAAATAAACAGCTATCTGCGAACATATTTAAAGGAGAATAAAAAATGATTGCAGTAGCAGTAAATAAAGTGAAAAAGAGCTATGGCGGGAATGTTGTGTTGGAAGATATAACATTTTCGATTCAAGAGGGCGAGCGGATTGGTTTTATCGGCCGCAATGGTGAGGGCAAGAGTACAATTTTAAAGATTATTGCCGGTATTGAATCGGTTGATGGCGGTGAAGTTTTTCGCAAGAAGCAGATGAGTATTGGGATGCTTGATCAGATTCCGGAAGCAGAGGCGAATGAATCGGTTGAGGAATTTTTATTAGCAGCATTTACCGATGTTTTAGCGTTACAGCAGCGTTTGCACGAATTGGAAGCAATGATGGCTAGTGATATGAGTGAGCGGGTGCTTAATCAATATGGCCGAATACAGAGCGAGTTTATTGAACTTGGTGGCTATCAGATTGAAAGTGAAATTGCACGGATACTCAATGGATTAGGGATTGCTGATTTAGCGAAGCAGCGGTTTGCTAAGTTGTCTGGTGGCGAGCGCACGAAGGTGGCGCTGGCGCAATTGCTGTTGCAACAGCCGGACTTGCTGTTGCTGGATGAGCCGACCAATCATTTAGATTTGGCGGCGGTTTTATGGC
Proteins encoded in this window:
- a CDS encoding ion transporter, with the translated sequence MKKKIFTFMNSTRYEIIILIPVFVACIATVLQSVTSLEEQYGLYFDMLDILLVIIFGLDYILSIYTAEDKIKYIFSVNGIIDLLSVVPALIPASTIDLKFLQVIRILRVVRVFKLDKYSEPLDIIKRVFIREKEILITTVSLAAIVVFITSVVVYSSENLVQPDKFPDIMTTMWWAISTVTTVGYGDMYPITVVGRIAGSLLVILGIGLIAIPSGVLSAGFISEMRDRGMFKDK
- a CDS encoding MerR family transcriptional regulator; the encoded protein is MIKRTIKQVSELLHVSEHTLRFYEKERLIVPERGANGYRIYDEEAVLLLKYIIAMRYCGFTIPEIRSVIKYFYDGYTAEVVQKIAALLEEKKEWVAGMQAHYNSIAAVINEAEQQLSHASSSDIEAAFDEIVDQIIQDAQGPEHSNEFDDIL
- a CDS encoding 6-phospho-beta-glucosidase, coding for MANKGVKIVTIGGGSSYTPELVEGFIKRYDELPIRELWLVDIEEGREKLEIVGAMAQRMVKAAGIDCTVHLTLDRREALKDADFVTTQFRVGLLQARIKDERIPLSHGMIGQETNGAGGMFKALRTVPVILSIVEDMKELCPNAWLINFTNPAGMITQAVLTHGNWKKVIGLCNVPIGATKMDAAALGVEEEDLRFQFAGLNHLHWHKIKDTKGNDRTMEVIDKLTDVSGVDSGIANLKMLRFLPEQIKDLGMIPCGYHRYYYMTDVMLADELEEYNTIGTRGEQVKKLEDSLFELYKDPNLDYKPEELSKRGGTHYSDAACEVINSIYNNKGTTMVVSTENNGTIDDLPYDCAVEVSATIDASGAHPVNWGKFPASARGLVQVMKAMEELIIEAGATGDYGKALQAFTMNPLVVSGDGAKALLNEMLVAHEAHLPQFADSIAKIKANQL
- a CDS encoding SHOCT domain-containing protein, with amino-acid sequence MGYFGPLGPAGFRRRGRRRGLAVGLMVGSAMGRGEQANAAAQQQSGAGKLTDESALEKLSQLHEAGILTDVEFEAKKKQVLGE
- a CDS encoding MurR/RpiR family transcriptional regulator, which gives rise to MQNFEDLAITMQLDEFEQTLLQYIIDNIDNPKAVQIRSVAEANFTSTATVFKLAKRLGFNGYSELIFNLRTKPLTNPESTGFEMLFEDVAAHREQFQALLNQYHDKRILVLGLGFSRLIANYISERLLLNGYQSITSDHIQLLLANYQKETLLIVVSQSGKNARLLENIQNAANRNIDIISFCGDANSPIAKHATLPITCEPSQISGNRLDVPNSFFAYAILCFEALLDTTT
- a CDS encoding PTS sugar transporter subunit IIC, which encodes MNNLKTKAEKILYGAGEKLGNQRHLKAISSGMMLILPLIVIGALFMIVANPPINVDLVDPLTTNPIFQFLLAWKSFAVTNYGYLTAPFDMTMGLFGVFAAFTIAYQLAKEYKLSSITAGLVSMTMFVLVCATPVVDGTISMNYLGANGLFVAIIIALLSVEVFHLVEVKNWKLQFPDDVPQMVTLFVNSLLPILINIIVFYGINILFVYFMGMNFPDVIMALLTPGLSAIDNIWVYIAIAVFANVLWLFGINGTSIIFPIVFTVGIANTGINAEAVLNGQDPSVIMNLQMMRYMILGGAGNTLGLVLLMMFSKSAQLKAVGRLSIVPGICGINEPVIFGGPVVFNPILAIPFLIMPVISLLLGYVVQMVGLVTPGYIIDPSFTPFFIQAYLSGLDWRNIVFVVVLVVISVAVYYPFFKVYERKLLNDATKVNAEEELSTV
- a CDS encoding aminopeptidase, whose amino-acid sequence is MKNQERIDKYIQLIVHRGVQITVGDKLIIFSMVENPEITRAVVAEAYKAGAREVVVQYKDEQISRLTGLYAADEVFDVYPKWQAELYTMICEENVKLLHLASEDPEALNGVEPSRLMRLQKAAQEPLKTYRSQLMGDYLTWSIAGVPNIAWAKKVYPELDEAAAVEKLWDSILYSVHIDDQDDPLAGWDAHTARLQHALEQMNDYNFKSLHYTNSLGTDLFIGLPEGHAWEGGKSTNKTTNTKFNANMPTEEVFSLADCNNVEGVVYSSKPLSYSGVLMENFGFRFEAGRVVEVFAENGKDMLEEMIASDDGAGRIGEVALVPYHSPISLMDTIFYNTLYDENASCHLALGAAYPTTLPASDGKTPEELKAMGFNESLIHVDFMIGTADLKIIGTTQDGQEIPVFIDGDFAF
- a CDS encoding pyridoxamine 5'-phosphate oxidase family protein, with amino-acid sequence MTDYDKAEAVLTEQLGHNVVFALATSADDIPTARNINGYYKDGAIYITSHTASIKMQQIAKNPRAGLCRGVEQQVPVTDAESLFQAWGDAENLGHPLEPQNKALRDELRQVFIQFYDAHVNEKDEGTCLLKIQLTGAVLFDGEHKYIVRFADKNAEVTPFKM